TTGATCTCATCCAGGTAAGCCTGACCTGACTTGTCATCCTTGCGACATTGATTCAGCTTGGTGCGAAGGTGCACCACGCGCGACTGAGATTGGGCAGAGAACATCTCCACCACGGCTTTCCAAACTGCTGCGGACGTCGAGAGACCCACCATCTGCGTGAGAACCTCCTTTGCCATGTTTCTGACCAAGAACCCTAGTACGGTCTGGTCCTGCGCGATCCACCGCGCATGCTCGGGGTTGGGAACAGTCAGCTCAGCCCCATCCTTGTCCGTGGTCTTCACGGTCTTCGCCGGTTCCTCCACAGATCCATCGAGGAAGCCAAACAGTTGAGCTCCACGAATTTCTGGAAGAACTTGAGTCTGCCAAAGCAGGAAATTGTCTCGGGTAAGCTTTTCCGAGATCGTGATGTTGAGGGCTGCTGCACCACTCGCCGAAGTTGAGGACGACGCTGAGAACGACATGATgcgatcggcggcggtggcggcagaCTTGCGATCGGCAGCGGCGGCGAACTTTCGACTAGATGTGTTTAGGAAGAgttagctctgataccatatcaaaactgttatgggcaGCGTAACCCTAGACAAGGGCCGCGATCTTCTTTATATAGCAACAGGACATACAACGTATAATACAAGGACTCTGTCTACCAACAGAGATATACACGGTATACACAGGAGATAATTACATCGTTTAACACCGCCGTCAAGTTCCACAATGACGCCGGCCTCGCCCACATCCGCTCGCTACATGCTTGGCTGGGGATAGCCACCATAAGCCTCTATGCCCTCCAGGTTCCTGATTGCTTGTGCTTATAATCAATATTACTATTCCACTAGAGCATACTGGTTGCAGTCCAACACGATTACAATCTAAAATATCCATCATCTGTCTACGGCTACAATGTTATATGTAGGAGTAAAAACTCGTAACAAGTTTGTAATAGTTGTTAACGAAAACATATTGTGGTTGTACAGTGGCTCGTGGCATTCGTGTACTTCGTGTTCCCCGGGGCTATGATGACGATGAGGGCAGACTACGCGCCATGGCACATCTTCTTCGGCATCGTCATCTTCCTCATGGCCATCTGCACCGCCGAGACAGGCCTTGTGAGGTTCATTTTCCCTGGCAACTACCCGAGCGAGGCTTTCGTGGTCAACTTCAATGGGATCGCCATATTCATGTTTGGCGTGGCTGTTGTCCTAGCTGTCATCCTTCCATCTAGATACTAGCTTACTGCAACTCTCTGCGTTATGATCGAGACTATACATCAAAGGGTAGCGAAGAAAAACAGCCACCCCTTCAATTTGTTCGTCGTTTTATCCCACTTTTTAAGTGAGAAAATGTAAAGGGTCTTATTGCTGCATGATACAACTCCCGCATGTATAGACAAGACTGTGACTACTAGAAACATGAACACCATTTGAAACACACTCACGCAACAAAAATATGGCATAGACACAACAAATCTTATTTTCATGCAAGAGATCTTTGAATAATGAATGTCTTAGAACTAACACATGCAACaacaaaaatttacatgttcttgTGATGGTATTTTCTCCTTCAACAAGATATATAATGGAAAATAGTTAAGTCTCAATGGTTCGTTCTTTCCTTGCAAGATTGACGCAAGGCAACAAAATCCAACACCTCCAAAGCGAAACCTTCCAAAACCCAGAAACTAGACAAGTAGCAGAGATGTTGGCACCCACGATAATGGTGGTCATGGTTGGTGACCCTTGCACTGACAAGTATATCCCTCATCCCCCGCCCTCGTCTCACAACAGTTCCTCGAGGAACCACTGCCATGAGTTGTGCCCTCCACTCGCCTCCACAATGAACACTTCTCTGAACGAACCCCTCCACAATTGACACCCGTTCCATGTCCCGATTCCCACAATACCAATTGCacacatgtaaatttttttttgttttatttcatATGGAAGGGTGAAAGCCATGTCTTTATGAAAAAGGAAGAATACTACAAAATCAAAGTAAACAGAAAACCGGAAGCTTACCTCATTATTTTTGGGAACATACAATTTGGATTCATGTCATAGTGGTGCCACACTtggtttgattttttttttttggtgatGTGGGCTCTCGGGTATATGATTATGCATCCCATTTTGCCTGCTTAGGCGTCAAGAGTTATTCATACCCATGTAGATTTGATGAAAATGGATGACATGCCGTTTATTGTTGAAGTGATGTTCATCTCATCTAGTTAGATCTTTTGGtgaataaaaataataatatGAGCTCTGTTTCACTTGAGATAAGATGAATTTAAGGTGGAAGAAGATAGTTTTGTGCCAAAGGTGATGCATCATGATGACAAAGATGGTAGCAACGGTAGGGATCAATATCTATATGGTAATGTTGCAAATAAATGTCCAAAGTATGGGGATACTAGTGGATTTGGTGGTGTATTTATCTATGAAGGCAAGGAACGCAAAGTCACAAGGGAGAAACATAGACTCAATAAGGGGGGAGTAACAAGAGGGGAAGAAACAAG
This Lolium perenne isolate Kyuss_39 chromosome 1, Kyuss_2.0, whole genome shotgun sequence DNA region includes the following protein-coding sequences:
- the LOC127329078 gene encoding probable ascorbate-specific transmembrane electron transporter 1; the protein is MPVKSGASFRLSALPVVLMAQLLAAAVFTLTLVWVLHFRGGVSWEMSSNPQLVYTAHPLFMVIGLVICTGEAVMAYRIVLGPRAAKKAVHLLLHLLSLGFAAVGLYAAVKFHNDAGLAHIRSLHAWLGIATISLYALQWLVAFVYFVFPGAMMTMRADYAPWHIFFGIVIFLMAICTAETGLVRFIFPGNYPSEAFVVNFNGIAIFMFGVAVVLAVILPSRY